In Verrucomicrobiales bacterium, a single window of DNA contains:
- a CDS encoding sigma-70 family RNA polymerase sigma factor, whose translation MPDTSDQSPGFDRDRWAQFSATSWTNLQMARQGNPAQAEAALEKLCRSYWYPLYAHVRRRGFDADQAQDLTQDFFQRILRENYLGSADRTKGKFRSFLLAALDHFLLDQRKRANAQKRGGGQVIISLDDEDAETRFQNEPAIEMSPEKLFTRQWFLTLYDQVLKELREEFVRSKKVEQFDVLKAFLTDDTGFRDYAEPAAKLGMSTNAVAVAVHRMREKCRELMYVEIAKTVASPDEMESEVRHLLTTLER comes from the coding sequence ATGCCTGACACAAGCGACCAATCACCTGGGTTCGACCGAGATCGCTGGGCTCAATTCAGCGCCACCTCCTGGACGAATCTGCAGATGGCCCGCCAGGGGAATCCTGCCCAAGCGGAAGCAGCGCTCGAGAAGCTCTGTCGCAGCTACTGGTATCCGTTGTACGCGCATGTGCGTCGGCGGGGTTTTGATGCGGACCAAGCCCAGGACCTGACCCAAGATTTTTTTCAGCGCATTCTGCGCGAGAACTACCTCGGCTCGGCGGATCGCACCAAAGGAAAGTTTCGGTCATTCCTCCTCGCGGCTCTGGATCACTTCCTGCTCGATCAGCGCAAGCGGGCGAACGCTCAAAAGCGTGGGGGAGGCCAGGTGATCATCTCCTTGGACGACGAGGATGCGGAAACACGATTCCAGAATGAACCGGCGATCGAGATGTCGCCCGAGAAACTGTTCACTCGGCAGTGGTTTTTGACGCTCTATGACCAGGTTCTCAAGGAGCTGCGTGAAGAGTTCGTCCGCTCCAAGAAGGTCGAGCAGTTTGACGTGCTCAAGGCGTTCCTCACCGATGATACGGGGTTCCGTGACTATGCTGAACCGGCTGCCAAGCTGGGGATGTCCACGAATGCGGTGGCGGTGGCAGTGCATCGCATGCGGGAAAAATGTCGCGAGCTGATGTATGTGGAGATCGCTAAAACCGTCGCCAGCCCGGACGAAATGGAGAGCGAGGTTCGACATCTGCTCACCACGCTTGAGCGATAG
- a CDS encoding RluA family pseudouridine synthase — protein sequence MVTSLFDILHEDDGLLVIDKPADLVCHPTKGDVYSSLVSRVRLYLGESAEQHLINRLDRETSGVVLVGKQLEVARAWRQAWETGAVQKIYSALVHGHPLTNEGVIDAPLGKDLASAVAIKDCVRPDGALSTTEYRVEERFEREGRPFARLTVQPRSGRKHQIRIHLAHLGFPIVGDKIYGPDEQLYLAFVEGRLTEDQRRQLILPNHALHARELRAFCLGREWAFTAPEPEMFRRFCES from the coding sequence TTGGTGACGTCCCTGTTCGATATTCTCCATGAAGACGACGGCTTGCTGGTGATCGATAAACCGGCGGATCTTGTCTGCCATCCCACGAAAGGGGACGTTTATTCCAGTTTGGTCAGCCGGGTTCGCTTGTATCTGGGGGAGTCTGCGGAGCAACACCTGATCAACCGGCTAGATCGGGAAACCAGCGGTGTGGTCTTGGTGGGCAAGCAGTTAGAAGTAGCGCGGGCCTGGCGGCAGGCGTGGGAAACGGGCGCGGTTCAGAAGATCTACTCCGCGTTGGTCCATGGACATCCGTTAACGAATGAAGGCGTGATCGACGCGCCCCTTGGTAAGGATCTCGCTAGTGCGGTCGCCATCAAGGATTGTGTGCGACCCGACGGGGCGCTCTCCACGACCGAGTATCGGGTTGAGGAGCGTTTTGAGCGGGAGGGACGGCCCTTTGCGCGTCTCACCGTGCAACCCAGGTCGGGTCGTAAGCATCAGATCCGCATTCATCTGGCGCACCTGGGATTTCCTATCGTGGGGGACAAGATCTATGGTCCGGATGAGCAGCTCTATCTGGCGTTCGTGGAGGGTCGGTTGACCGAAGATCAGCGACGCCAGCTGATTCTGCCCAACCACGCTCTGCACGCCCGTGAATTGCGCGCTTTCTGTCTGGGACGCGAATGGGCATTTACCGCCCCGGAACCGGAGATGTTCCGACGGTTTTGTGAAAGCTGA